The following are from one region of the Phycisphaerae bacterium genome:
- the selB gene encoding selenocysteine-specific translation elongation factor, translated as MAGRFFILGTAGHIDHGKSSLVKALTGTDPDRLPEEKVRGMTIELGFARLAIDDPSHGESIEIGVVDVPGHERFVRTMVAGANGIDVAMLVVAADDGVMPQTREHIEILELLAIPRGLIVLSKKDLVSAERLGIIRAQIADAVRGTCLADWPMIDASARTLEGLDAIRTTLGGLTTLSAPRRKSAVFRLAIDRVFTIHGRGTVVTGSVLSGEIAPGAVLELMPAGATCRVREVQSHGSVVDGAGSGQRAALNLTGAEKSAVERGMELATPGYLCPTRYVDARVRVLARHEKPVASHSNVRVSIGTVEAMARLVGIGCDGIAPGGTGFVQLRFHSPVVAAFGQRFIIRNESARTTIGGGEVVRPVSRRVRPMHGDTLAAIQRAASADSLDRTREAVRRAGFAAWSSLRLACEVGVEPSDVPAMISQLSAAGELVSIGGRDVHREVILEIERRVEAYLRRHHALRPGEPGVAKDRLTGWIGMKSSPGVGREIVSRMEAAGIIAIRGPYAAHRDFRPALSAEDAAIMAQLVKEIGEAGFDPPEWSKLRTIAPLSRQRARALEDLAKTEPGLIMYGAGAFISTAAFVRFRDAVRELSAKNKRFKLADVRDRLGLTRRVVQPLLEHLDRLQLTRRVGDEREWVGGT; from the coding sequence ATGGCAGGACGCTTTTTCATTCTGGGGACGGCCGGTCACATCGATCATGGCAAATCTTCGCTGGTGAAAGCGCTGACCGGAACCGACCCGGACCGCCTCCCCGAAGAGAAGGTCCGCGGGATGACCATCGAGTTGGGCTTCGCCCGGCTTGCGATCGATGATCCCTCTCATGGCGAGTCGATTGAGATCGGCGTGGTGGATGTGCCGGGGCACGAGCGATTTGTTCGCACGATGGTGGCTGGCGCGAACGGTATCGATGTCGCAATGCTGGTGGTTGCGGCCGATGATGGCGTGATGCCGCAGACCCGCGAGCACATTGAGATCCTTGAGCTTCTGGCAATTCCGCGCGGGTTGATCGTGCTATCCAAGAAAGACCTTGTGTCGGCCGAGCGTCTCGGGATCATTCGAGCGCAAATCGCCGATGCGGTGCGCGGGACCTGTCTTGCCGACTGGCCGATGATTGATGCGTCGGCCCGTACGCTCGAGGGATTGGACGCGATTCGCACGACGCTCGGCGGTTTGACGACGCTGAGCGCTCCGCGCCGGAAATCGGCGGTTTTTCGCCTGGCCATCGATCGCGTCTTCACGATTCATGGACGAGGGACTGTTGTGACGGGCTCTGTTTTGTCCGGGGAGATTGCACCTGGGGCGGTATTGGAGCTGATGCCTGCCGGAGCGACCTGTCGTGTGCGTGAGGTGCAATCGCATGGATCCGTTGTCGATGGGGCGGGCAGCGGACAGCGCGCGGCGCTCAATCTGACGGGCGCTGAGAAGTCGGCGGTCGAGCGCGGCATGGAGTTGGCCACGCCGGGTTATTTGTGCCCGACGCGCTATGTCGATGCGCGCGTTCGGGTGTTGGCGAGGCATGAGAAGCCGGTTGCCTCACATTCAAATGTGCGAGTTTCAATTGGCACGGTGGAAGCCATGGCGAGACTTGTCGGGATCGGCTGTGATGGGATCGCGCCGGGTGGGACCGGATTTGTCCAGCTTCGCTTTCATTCTCCGGTCGTCGCGGCATTCGGACAGCGGTTCATCATCCGGAATGAGTCGGCCCGCACGACGATCGGCGGCGGCGAGGTTGTCCGGCCGGTTAGTCGACGGGTGCGACCGATGCATGGGGACACGCTTGCGGCGATTCAGCGAGCCGCATCGGCAGATTCGCTGGATCGCACTCGGGAAGCCGTTCGACGCGCCGGATTCGCGGCTTGGTCGTCCTTGCGACTTGCGTGCGAAGTCGGCGTCGAGCCATCAGACGTGCCGGCGATGATTTCGCAACTATCGGCCGCCGGCGAGCTCGTTTCCATCGGCGGACGTGACGTGCACCGCGAGGTCATCCTGGAAATTGAACGGCGCGTCGAGGCCTACCTGCGGCGACATCATGCGCTCCGGCCGGGAGAGCCCGGCGTGGCGAAGGATCGATTGACGGGCTGGATCGGCATGAAGTCGTCGCCCGGCGTCGGCCGTGAAATTGTCTCTCGGATGGAAGCAGCCGGCATCATTGCCATTCGCGGCCCTTATGCGGCGCACCGCGATTTTCGTCCCGCGCTGTCCGCGGAAGATGCCGCAATTATGGCACAACTGGTCAAGGAGATCGGGGAGGCCGGCTTCGATCCACCGGAGTGGAGCAAACTAAGGACGATCGCACCGCTGTCCCGGCAGCGGGCGCGGGCGCTCGAAGACCTGGCCAAGACCGAACCGGGGCTGATCATGTACGGAGCCGGCGCGTTTATTTCCACCGCCGCGTTTGTACGGTTTCGGGACGCTGTACGGGAACTCAGCGCGAAGAATAAGCGGTTCAAGCTGGCGGACGTCCGCGATCGGCTGGGACTGACACGGCGTGTCGTTCAGCCGCTCCTCGAACATCTCGATCGATTGCAGTTGACGCGGCGAGTCGGGGATGAACGGGAATGGGTGGGTGGAACATGA
- the selA gene encoding L-seryl-tRNA(Sec) selenium transferase, producing MTDLLSAVAADPQWANVPPAVATCALRETVAELRARLTSSATAKDAAVTSVADLIRAAWARIATRRARRLSRVINATGIALHTGLGRSVLPREAIDRIACVAAGYCSLEIDIESGERGLRGGYVEELLRELTGAEAALVVNNNAAATVLTIRAIAHGREVVVSRGQLIEIGGSYRLPDVMSAGGVTLREVGTTNKTHLRDYESAINERTAMLMHVHTSNYRVVGFSECPAIADLAKLAHRRKLPLFDDLGSGALNDDAIWAEAQEPTAAASLRCGADIVAFSGDKLLGGPQAGILLGRRRFIERLRRDPMARALRVGKLTLAALEAVLELYHDQAVARRRIPLLAMLSESMESLTNRAENLARSLMEVVPGDSVEVREDSSYAGGGSLPAWPLRTMTVRWKPARAGIDATARALRVGEPSILARVKRGAILFDVRTLGEEECSEIVACIRRLQAGGS from the coding sequence ATGACCGATCTGCTGAGCGCCGTCGCGGCTGACCCGCAGTGGGCGAATGTGCCGCCGGCCGTCGCGACCTGCGCGCTTCGCGAAACGGTCGCTGAGTTACGCGCGAGGCTGACCTCGTCGGCTACCGCGAAGGATGCCGCTGTCACATCGGTGGCGGACCTGATACGGGCTGCATGGGCGCGCATTGCGACCCGTCGCGCGCGACGGCTTTCCCGCGTCATCAATGCGACCGGCATCGCGCTTCACACGGGACTTGGCCGCAGCGTGCTGCCGCGAGAGGCGATTGACCGCATTGCATGCGTGGCCGCCGGCTATTGCAGTCTCGAGATTGACATCGAATCGGGAGAGCGCGGCCTGCGGGGCGGTTACGTTGAGGAGCTGCTGCGCGAGTTGACGGGCGCCGAGGCGGCGCTGGTCGTTAATAACAATGCGGCGGCGACCGTGCTGACGATTCGGGCGATCGCCCATGGGCGGGAGGTCGTCGTCTCTCGCGGGCAACTGATCGAAATCGGCGGATCGTATCGATTGCCGGATGTCATGTCGGCTGGCGGCGTGACACTGCGCGAAGTCGGCACGACCAACAAGACTCATCTGCGGGATTACGAATCTGCGATCAATGAGCGTACGGCGATGCTGATGCACGTGCATACGAGCAATTATCGCGTCGTGGGCTTCTCGGAATGTCCGGCGATCGCCGATCTGGCGAAGCTGGCTCATCGCCGGAAGCTTCCATTGTTCGACGATCTCGGGAGCGGAGCATTGAACGATGACGCGATCTGGGCTGAGGCGCAAGAGCCAACGGCCGCGGCGAGCCTTCGCTGCGGCGCGGACATCGTGGCGTTCAGCGGTGACAAGCTCCTTGGGGGGCCGCAGGCCGGCATCCTGCTGGGCCGACGCCGGTTCATTGAGCGATTGCGGCGTGATCCGATGGCGCGGGCGCTTCGTGTCGGGAAGCTGACGCTGGCTGCGCTGGAAGCCGTGCTTGAACTGTACCACGATCAGGCGGTGGCGAGGCGCCGAATTCCGTTGCTTGCGATGCTCAGTGAAAGCATGGAATCGCTGACGAACCGCGCGGAGAATCTGGCTCGATCACTGATGGAGGTCGTTCCCGGGGATTCGGTGGAGGTTCGAGAGGATTCAAGCTATGCCGGAGGCGGATCGCTCCCGGCCTGGCCCCTGCGAACGATGACCGTCCGATGGAAACCGGCGCGAGCCGGTATCGATGCGACGGCCCGGGCGCTTCGCGTCGGCGAGCCAAGCATTTTGGCACGCGTGAAACGCGGAGCGATCCTGTTTGATGTCAGAACGCTCGGCGAAGAGGAATGCAGTGAAATCGTCGCCTGCATCAGGCGACTTCAGGCCGGCGGAAGTTAG
- a CDS encoding tetratricopeptide repeat protein, translating into MRQSWLIPLTLFGFGAAMASLWLYLRLADTDAPPLPTVVRIDDPFDLPTPTPERVTRKFANPAQPRPDETRSIVAGASARRSLPNPQRDQVAPRKSIPRRFRDQICVVLADAQKRLRQFDDQVVQWKSNIEGTTAWRVAAGWHLLETPRPQRAIEFFDRALRHEPHHLAARHGRAAALIASRRLTEAREAYRDLLNQEPGDATAHFNLGVIESRLGRLAESAEHFRKAVELEPRHVRAWFNLASLAQRDGRLAEARQGWEAFTSLQPSVAAGWFNLGIVYMDYGDPTQAARCFSFVIMIDPSDVDGYVNLAEAYRAEGDFETALGVLQQADELSPCDPIVLFARAQAHRSCSVLYPDQAESHRSEAERLEQELELMSSSGHAGDSLAAESESGL; encoded by the coding sequence ATGAGGCAGAGCTGGCTGATTCCGCTGACGTTGTTCGGGTTTGGAGCGGCAATGGCAAGCCTCTGGCTCTATTTGCGCCTGGCAGACACCGACGCACCGCCCCTCCCCACGGTCGTAAGAATCGACGATCCCTTTGATCTGCCGACACCCACCCCGGAGCGAGTCACTCGAAAATTCGCGAATCCCGCTCAGCCGCGCCCCGATGAAACACGCTCGATCGTTGCCGGCGCTTCGGCGCGTCGCTCCTTGCCGAACCCTCAGCGGGATCAAGTCGCCCCACGAAAATCGATCCCTCGCCGCTTTCGCGACCAAATCTGCGTCGTCCTGGCGGACGCGCAAAAACGCCTGCGTCAGTTCGACGATCAGGTCGTTCAATGGAAAAGTAATATCGAGGGTACCACGGCCTGGCGCGTCGCCGCAGGATGGCATCTGCTGGAAACACCGCGGCCGCAGCGGGCCATCGAATTTTTCGACCGAGCGCTGCGCCACGAGCCACACCACCTCGCCGCCCGTCACGGTCGAGCCGCAGCGCTGATCGCATCGCGCCGACTGACTGAAGCCCGTGAGGCCTACCGCGATCTGCTGAATCAGGAACCCGGCGACGCGACCGCTCATTTCAACCTGGGTGTGATCGAAAGCCGACTTGGCAGGCTGGCCGAATCCGCCGAACATTTTCGCAAAGCGGTGGAGTTGGAGCCTCGCCATGTCCGCGCCTGGTTCAATCTCGCCAGTTTGGCCCAGCGGGACGGACGGCTTGCCGAAGCCCGCCAGGGCTGGGAAGCGTTCACGTCCTTGCAGCCTTCCGTCGCGGCCGGCTGGTTCAACCTGGGCATCGTTTACATGGATTACGGCGATCCGACACAGGCGGCGCGCTGCTTCTCGTTTGTCATCATGATCGATCCGTCTGACGTGGACGGCTACGTCAATCTGGCGGAAGCCTATCGAGCGGAAGGTGACTTTGAGACGGCACTCGGCGTTCTCCAGCAGGCGGATGAGCTCTCACCTTGCGATCCCATCGTGCTGTTCGCGAGGGCTCAGGCTCACAGATCATGTTCGGTGCTTTATCCGGATCAGGCCGAATCGCACCGCAGCGAGGCCGAACGTCTTGAACAGGAGCTTGAACTGATGAGCTCTTCTGGGCATGCCGGCGATTCGTTGGCCGCCGAGTCCGAGTCTGGCTTGTGA
- a CDS encoding ABC transporter ATP-binding protein, whose translation MDHRALANHHHLTYPVFRNPMTGDSTNPSDLIVPTEPQSASTSPSPRTLEQLLDEVETHLSSPAPTADKPEVGSLRNWLESIYRGENWPAKSPDMSSLSINWATARLLLRDIAVQARELDASAAQSASGAMQTDRIRILLRSLAIYCALAALNSNKSDATDGSSTTQRYELSSHDKHTALIRFIEGWRSANGSRSVPGFVQIALEDPECLTGQISRRACYYDMLDFITSGANAAKTTCPAFIRRFLLPPVIVAQNAWVRFLIRFHRRQATLREGISTALRAGFSKGGNSLRREFWALRGIDFAAYPGDTIGVIGRNGSGKTTLLKSLAGILTPDRGRIAVKGKVGCLLSFGVGFNSQLSGRENIFLNGSILGLSEREIAQRLDQIIAFSELGEFIDAPVRTYSAGMRGRLGFSIAVNIDPDVLILDEVLTVGDDYFQKKAGSILDRFQKANKTVVIASHSMDLIRQVATRAIWIDEGRIRMSGETTPVTRAYVAECRRLRELSRGKSMAAKGSDSNEFDNPGAKDLEDPD comes from the coding sequence TTGGACCATCGAGCACTGGCGAATCATCACCACCTGACCTATCCTGTTTTCCGCAATCCTATGACCGGCGACTCCACCAACCCATCGGACCTCATCGTGCCGACTGAGCCGCAATCGGCTTCCACGAGTCCGTCGCCACGCACCCTTGAACAACTGCTTGATGAGGTTGAGACCCATCTGTCCAGCCCTGCACCGACTGCTGACAAACCCGAAGTGGGGTCGCTCAGAAACTGGCTGGAGTCGATCTATCGCGGTGAGAACTGGCCGGCGAAGTCCCCCGACATGTCGAGTTTGTCAATCAACTGGGCCACCGCACGATTGCTGCTGCGCGACATCGCCGTGCAAGCGCGTGAGCTGGATGCGTCCGCTGCCCAATCGGCCTCCGGCGCGATGCAGACCGACCGCATTCGGATCCTCCTGCGAAGCCTGGCGATCTACTGCGCGCTCGCGGCATTGAACAGTAACAAATCCGACGCAACCGACGGCTCGTCAACAACGCAGCGTTATGAACTGTCTTCCCACGACAAACATACGGCGCTGATCCGGTTCATCGAGGGTTGGCGTTCGGCAAACGGTTCCAGATCGGTCCCCGGTTTTGTACAGATCGCACTCGAAGATCCTGAGTGTCTGACGGGCCAGATATCGCGTCGTGCGTGCTACTACGACATGCTGGATTTCATCACGTCCGGTGCGAACGCCGCGAAAACAACTTGTCCGGCATTCATCCGCCGTTTTCTTCTGCCTCCCGTCATCGTGGCTCAGAATGCATGGGTCCGATTCCTGATTCGCTTTCATCGAAGGCAGGCGACCTTGCGAGAGGGCATCTCGACCGCGCTGCGCGCGGGTTTCTCCAAAGGCGGCAATTCGCTGCGTCGCGAGTTCTGGGCGCTTCGAGGGATTGACTTCGCAGCCTATCCCGGCGACACGATCGGCGTGATCGGTCGCAACGGTTCGGGCAAGACCACGCTGCTGAAATCCCTTGCTGGCATTCTCACGCCGGATCGCGGGCGTATCGCCGTCAAAGGCAAGGTCGGATGCCTTCTGAGCTTTGGCGTGGGATTCAACTCTCAGCTCAGCGGGCGCGAGAATATATTCCTGAACGGCTCGATACTGGGTCTGTCAGAGCGGGAGATCGCTCAGCGCCTCGATCAGATCATTGCATTCAGCGAATTGGGCGAATTCATCGACGCCCCCGTGCGCACGTATTCCGCCGGAATGCGTGGAAGGCTTGGGTTCTCGATCGCGGTAAACATCGATCCCGATGTACTCATCCTCGATGAGGTTCTGACGGTGGGTGACGATTACTTTCAGAAAAAAGCCGGCTCGATTCTCGATCGCTTCCAGAAGGCAAACAAAACGGTCGTGATCGCGAGCCACAGCATGGACCTTATCCGACAGGTTGCGACGCGCGCGATCTGGATCGACGAAGGTCGCATTCGCATGAGCGGCGAAACCACACCGGTGACGCGAGCGTATGTCGCCGAATGCCGTCGGCTCCGGGAACTTTCCCGAGGCAAATCCATGGCCGCAAAGGGCAGTGACTCGAACGAATTCGACAATCCGGGCGCCAAGGACCTCGAAGACCCTGATTGA
- a CDS encoding bifunctional nuclease family protein, giving the protein MEVPVDLSRIVIQDTSDQQIIFLREHGGEREFPIVIGDAEALAIDRRLKGYKKARPMTHDLLADVIEKLHGELEKIVINDLKNHTFYATLVIRMQSGLIEVDSRPSDAIALGVASGTPIFVAEHVLREVCRQA; this is encoded by the coding sequence ATGGAAGTGCCTGTCGATCTGTCTCGCATCGTGATACAGGACACGAGCGACCAGCAAATCATCTTCCTTCGCGAGCATGGAGGCGAGCGGGAATTCCCTATCGTCATCGGCGACGCGGAAGCACTCGCCATCGATCGTCGTCTGAAGGGCTACAAAAAGGCCCGCCCGATGACGCATGACCTCCTGGCCGACGTGATAGAAAAACTACACGGCGAACTTGAGAAAATAGTAATCAACGACTTGAAAAACCATACGTTTTACGCAACATTGGTCATCCGCATGCAAAGCGGCCTCATCGAGGTCGATTCGCGTCCGTCCGATGCGATTGCATTGGGCGTAGCTAGCGGGACGCCGATTTTCGTGGCAGAACACGTTCTTCGAGAGGTGTGCCGTCAGGCATGA
- a CDS encoding thioredoxin domain-containing protein yields MSGMDSASCNGGPSGNNNNNNNSTGQKPNVDASRDHILVANGATPTITVVEYADLQCPACGSFARNHFDRLVSDYVDTGKIRYVYRHYPLNSHPRAIPLAEAGECIANESESAFFAYVKEIFSDQSDLSDARAREIADSLGIDLDAYDDCIAGDSEILRVNEDRTSGDALGVQVTPTFFVEDERIGRSGQTLNQIAESLFQAIDRRL; encoded by the coding sequence GTGTCAGGCATGGACAGTGCGTCGTGCAATGGTGGCCCGTCGGGAAACAATAACAATAACAACAACAGCACGGGACAGAAGCCGAATGTCGATGCCTCGCGAGATCATATCCTCGTTGCGAACGGTGCGACGCCGACAATCACGGTCGTGGAATATGCCGATTTGCAGTGTCCTGCCTGCGGGTCATTTGCACGAAATCACTTCGATCGGCTGGTTTCTGATTACGTCGATACCGGCAAAATTCGCTATGTCTACCGGCATTATCCGCTGAACTCGCACCCCCGCGCGATTCCGCTCGCCGAAGCGGGTGAGTGCATCGCGAACGAGAGCGAAAGCGCCTTTTTCGCGTATGTTAAGGAGATTTTCTCGGATCAGTCGGATTTGTCGGATGCACGCGCTCGCGAAATCGCGGATTCGCTTGGCATCGATCTCGATGCCTATGACGACTGCATCGCCGGAGATTCGGAAATCCTTCGCGTGAACGAGGATCGCACGTCCGGCGACGCGCTCGGTGTGCAAGTTACGCCGACTTTCTTCGTCGAGGATGAACGAATCGGCCGTTCCGGCCAGACCCTGAATCAGATCGCCGAATCACTCTTCCAGGCGATCGATCGCCGTCTGTGA
- a CDS encoding response regulator transcription factor, translating into MSEHISPKPTVFFVDDDADIRALLGQIVATRGLASVGFERAQEFLDAFKPGAAGCLILDIQLPGMSGLELQHELRVRRIDIPIIIITGAGDIEMARNAFKSGVVDFVTKPFRPAELLESIDRALARDAENRRVREVVVEAERRFSKLSAREREVVDLLVAGKSTKEIAYHLSLSPKTVDVHRANSMRKIGVGSIAELVHLAVSLAPGQSKTGPHRPTPSNS; encoded by the coding sequence ATGAGTGAGCACATTTCGCCAAAGCCTACCGTGTTTTTCGTGGACGATGATGCCGACATTCGCGCACTCCTCGGCCAGATTGTCGCGACACGCGGGCTGGCGTCGGTCGGATTCGAGCGCGCTCAGGAATTTCTCGATGCATTCAAGCCAGGGGCCGCTGGGTGCCTTATTCTTGACATTCAGCTCCCGGGAATGAGCGGGCTGGAGCTTCAGCACGAACTACGCGTCCGCCGGATTGACATTCCGATCATCATTATTACAGGCGCTGGTGACATCGAGATGGCGCGGAACGCATTCAAGTCGGGCGTCGTGGACTTCGTGACGAAGCCGTTTCGTCCGGCCGAGTTGCTGGAATCGATTGATCGCGCGTTGGCGCGTGACGCGGAAAATCGGCGCGTTCGAGAGGTTGTCGTAGAGGCCGAGCGCCGGTTTTCAAAGCTCAGTGCTCGCGAACGCGAGGTGGTCGATCTTCTCGTGGCCGGCAAGAGCACGAAGGAAATTGCATATCACCTTTCGCTGAGCCCCAAGACCGTCGACGTTCATCGCGCCAACAGCATGCGAAAAATTGGTGTGGGTTCAATCGCGGAATTGGTGCACCTGGCGGTATCACTTGCACCCGGACAGTCGAAAACGGGGCCGCACCGGCCGACTCCTTCGAATTCTTAG